In Cryptomeria japonica chromosome 1, Sugi_1.0, whole genome shotgun sequence, the sequence TTATCAGAAAAAAGAATTGCAATGGTCTTCGATTTACTTCTATCACAGGTTTCTCATAGATAGCAAGGTTAAGGGGCAAAGGTTAAATCTCATTTTTTTATATTTACTTCTATATGGGTGAAGGGCAGCTCATGTCCACAGAAAATGATGGTTTTTCAATATTTTAGATTCATTTCTGTGTGGATGGAAGGCAGCTCTTGTGAAAGGGATATTATAATAGTACTTTGTAGATCCCACAAGATATTAATTCCTCTATTTAGTAGAGCCCACAAGATATTAGTTCCTCCATTTCATTAAAAAAGTCTGCTTAGAGTCAACATCAAAAATATATATTTCAGCCGGTAGCCATAATACCTTAATTAATATACTGCATTAGAAAGAGCTCTGGTTAGAGATCTACAGTTTCATATAAAAATGGCAACTACCAGTCTAATTTTAAGTAGAAAACTTTCTTCAATGCAGAGAAAAGAAAACCCTAGTCCTCCATTACAACTCTTTCACTTCAATACCTCCAAAGCAGAGacccttgttcctcacaactgcaaaacaaattgttgcaGTTCTCCACTCCTCCATTCTTCAGCATGCTCTCCTCCACTACTTTTGGCAGGATTTGTGGACTGTAGTCTGGTTGCTCTGCTAAAAGATCTGACATCAGCCCATATTCTGAATTGCTCAATGTATATGGTTTGACAGAGCTGCCTTCACTTGAGCATCCACCTTGCTGTGAATCTTTTTCACATGCCTCCCAGCTAGTTATAACCATCTCAGTTGGAGAAGTTGAGCTCTGGTGAAATAATGCGGTTGAGTTTTGCTGAGATTGGTGGTCTGAATCTCTGCCGTTGAAGTTGCTCTCATTCTTGTCCACCAGTTCTCTCTTCAATCGCTTAGCCTGTTGCCATAAAAGAATACTATTAGTTGACAGGAATTTCTTGATGTTTATTTACTCATCTTGCAGAACAAATAAAGAAATGGGTGGATTTCATTGTAGACATATGCCCATTTGGGACTCATGGGTACTGTTGATTGAGGAGAATTTTGATTCTGTGATTTCATTATTACAATTGGGTCTTACAAGAAGTTGACAAGCTTGATCCACTACCTATGTAGATCTCTACAGATCATACTATGAAATTCTCTAATGTAAAAGTTAGAATGTCTTTTATATTGTACATAGCTTTGAAATCAACTGTGTGAATTGTGTGAGTTTTTTTCAAACGTTTTTCATGATCTATCATCTGAAAAGATAACAAGATaagaaaaaaatttcagaaaaaaatcaCCATATACATTAACATCATGAACTGCAGAAATCAAATGTCTATGGCTTTTGTTCCCAATGTTTAGATTTTTAAGAATAAGAAAGATCTATTGAGTTCGTACCTCATCTTTGAAATTGGTGCGCTCTTGAAGGAGGACGTCATAGTGGGTCTTGAGGGCATTGTAGCTCTGCTTGAGATTTTTATAATCTTTTTCGAGTTGCTTGGCTTTCCATCTAGCTCGCCTGTTCTGAAACCACACAGCAATCCGTTTGGGTTGTAACCCTAGCGTTCTGGACAGCTCCATTTTTCTGTCGTGATCCAGTTTGTTGCCCTCCTCAAAACTTTTCTCCAACACCTTCGCTTGTTCCAATGTCAACTTTGTCTTCTTATCTGCAGTGTCATCCAAAATACCATCCTCCTCCCATAAGTTATCATCTGATAGATTTCTGCACGCAGTGGCAGCCATTAATCTCTTGCGTGTCTTTTCTGCAGATTCATAGTCTCCTATAGATGTAAGGCCTGCACTGCACCAAAATCATCATTAAAAAATAACTATCATTAGGTGGGTGGGTTCAGTTATAGGTTATCGTATTAGTGTGATTTAAGATGAGTCATCTAAACAAgttcaaatttaaaatatattattcaaaattgAAATCCGTAGAAATGTTAAATCAACCCACCTTGAAACCATATTGATGAAGATGACGAAAATATCATGATGACTATATACTGATCATCCTGAGTTCTAGAAATACATTAGAAGAAATCATGTTGGGAATGAGCTGTTTCTTAGAAAGATCAACAGTCTGGGAAGGAGAGACCATGAAGAAGAGCATAGATAGATTGTTCAGGGACTTTCCAGAGGTTTATACAATACATAGGAAAAATGAAAATATTAGCACCTGGAAAGGTTATCAATCCAGTAAGAATATGGACCACAAAGCTTTTCGACTGAATTTGAATCTACGACTTACTTATTGTTGCAGATTTCCATTTTCATGGCCACAGTACAATTATGTTATGCAAGACAACTAAGCATTTCTTCCTAGGCC encodes:
- the LOC131038913 gene encoding homeobox-leucine zipper protein HAT7 isoform X1, which translates into the protein MIFSSSSSIWFQGLTSIGDYESAEKTRKRLMAATACRNLSDDNLWEEDGILDDTADKKTKLTLEQAKVLEKSFEEGNKLDHDRKMELSRTLGLQPKRIAVWFQNRRARWKAKQLEKDYKNLKQSYNALKTHYDVLLQERTNFKDEAKRLKRELVDKNESNFNGRDSDHQSQQNSTALFHQSSTSPTEMVITSWEACEKDSQQGGCSSEGSSVKPYTLSNSEYGLMSDLLAEQPDYSPQILPKVVEESMLKNGGVENCNNLFCSCEEQGSLLWRY
- the LOC131038913 gene encoding homeobox-leucine zipper protein HAT7 isoform X2, which gives rise to MKMEICNNNAGLTSIGDYESAEKTRKRLMAATACRNLSDDNLWEEDGILDDTADKKTKLTLEQAKVLEKSFEEGNKLDHDRKMELSRTLGLQPKRIAVWFQNRRARWKAKQLEKDYKNLKQSYNALKTHYDVLLQERTNFKDEAKRLKRELVDKNESNFNGRDSDHQSQQNSTALFHQSSTSPTEMVITSWEACEKDSQQGGCSSEGSSVKPYTLSNSEYGLMSDLLAEQPDYSPQILPKVVEESMLKNGGVENCNNLFCSCEEQGSLLWRY
- the LOC131038913 gene encoding homeobox-leucine zipper protein HAT7 isoform X3 gives rise to the protein MVSSAGLTSIGDYESAEKTRKRLMAATACRNLSDDNLWEEDGILDDTADKKTKLTLEQAKVLEKSFEEGNKLDHDRKMELSRTLGLQPKRIAVWFQNRRARWKAKQLEKDYKNLKQSYNALKTHYDVLLQERTNFKDEAKRLKRELVDKNESNFNGRDSDHQSQQNSTALFHQSSTSPTEMVITSWEACEKDSQQGGCSSEGSSVKPYTLSNSEYGLMSDLLAEQPDYSPQILPKVVEESMLKNGGVENCNNLFCSCEEQGSLLWRY